Proteins encoded in a region of the Mycolicibacterium chitae genome:
- a CDS encoding ArsA-related P-loop ATPase produces the protein MATTPSDGRPVGWPSRLAKARLHFVTGKGGTGKSTVAAALALTLAAGGRKVLLVEVEERQGIAQLFDVPPLPYEELKIATAERGGQVNALAIDIEAAFMEYLDMFYNLGLAGRAMKRIGAVEFATTIAPGLRDVLLTGKIKESVIRVDRNKLPVYDAIVVDSPPTGRISRFLDVTRAVSDLAKGGPVHSQAEGVVNLLRSDQTAIHLVTLLESLPIQETIEAIEELEEIGLPIGAVIVNRNIPAFLAPEDLDAAAEGEIDAEAVRADLEKVGITMPDGDFAGLLTETIQHATRVKSRSETAERLDEIHVPRLELPSINDGIDLGSLYELADVLAHQGVR, from the coding sequence ATGGCGACCACACCGAGCGACGGAAGACCCGTCGGCTGGCCCTCCCGTTTGGCCAAGGCCCGGCTCCATTTCGTCACCGGCAAGGGAGGCACCGGCAAATCGACCGTGGCCGCCGCGCTGGCGCTGACGCTGGCCGCCGGCGGCCGCAAAGTGCTGTTGGTGGAAGTCGAAGAGCGCCAAGGGATTGCGCAACTCTTCGACGTCCCGCCGCTGCCCTACGAGGAGCTCAAGATCGCGACCGCCGAACGGGGCGGACAGGTCAACGCGCTGGCCATCGACATCGAGGCCGCGTTCATGGAATACCTCGACATGTTCTACAACCTGGGCCTGGCCGGCCGGGCGATGAAGCGCATCGGGGCCGTCGAGTTCGCCACCACCATCGCACCCGGCCTGCGCGACGTGCTGCTCACCGGCAAGATCAAGGAGTCGGTGATCCGCGTCGACCGCAACAAGCTGCCGGTGTACGACGCCATCGTGGTCGATTCACCGCCCACCGGCCGGATCTCCCGGTTCCTGGACGTCACCCGCGCGGTGTCGGACCTGGCCAAGGGCGGCCCGGTGCACTCGCAGGCCGAGGGCGTGGTCAACCTGCTGCGCTCCGATCAGACCGCCATCCACCTGGTGACGCTGCTCGAGTCGCTGCCCATCCAGGAGACGATCGAGGCCATCGAGGAGCTCGAGGAGATCGGCCTGCCGATCGGCGCCGTCATCGTCAACCGCAACATCCCGGCGTTCCTGGCGCCGGAGGACCTGGACGCGGCCGCCGAGGGTGAGATCGACGCCGAGGCGGTGCGCGCCGACCTGGAGAAGGTCGGGATCACCATGCCTGACGGCGATTTCGCCGGTCTGCTCACCGAGACCATCCAGCACGCCACCCGGGTGAAGTCCCGGTCGGAAACAGCCGAGCGGCTCGACGAGATCCACGTGCCGCGGCTGGAACTGCCATCCATCAACGACGGCATCGACCTCGGCAGCCTGTACGAGCTCGCCGACGTCCTTGCCCACCAGGGGGTCCGCTGA
- a CDS encoding RidA family protein gives MSATARLSELGLTLPTVVAPLAAYVPAVRTGNLVYTSGQLPMVDGKLSAQGKVGAEVSAEDAREVARLCALNALAAVDALVGLDNVTRVVKVVGFVASAPGFNGQPGVVNGASELLGEVFGDAGAHARSAVGVAELPIDAPVEVELIVEVN, from the coding sequence ATGAGCGCCACCGCGCGCCTGTCCGAACTGGGCCTGACCCTGCCCACCGTCGTCGCACCGCTGGCCGCGTACGTGCCCGCGGTGCGCACGGGCAACCTGGTCTACACCTCCGGTCAGCTGCCGATGGTCGACGGGAAACTGTCGGCCCAGGGCAAGGTCGGGGCCGAGGTCAGCGCCGAGGACGCCCGGGAGGTGGCCCGGCTGTGCGCGCTGAACGCGCTGGCCGCGGTGGACGCGCTCGTCGGACTCGACAACGTGACGCGGGTGGTCAAGGTCGTGGGATTCGTGGCGTCGGCGCCCGGTTTCAACGGCCAGCCCGGCGTCGTCAACGGCGCGTCGGAACTGCTCGGTGAGGTCTTCGGGGACGCCGGCGCGCACGCGCGGTCCGCCGTCGGCGTCGCGGAACTCCCCATCGACGCACCGGTCGAGGTCGAACTCATCGTCGAGGTGAATTGA
- a CDS encoding MBL fold metallo-hydrolase: protein MTHPAYGLLRPVTDTASVLLCDNPGLMTLDGTNTWVLRGRGSSEMVVVDPGPDDDAHLERLAALGKISLVLISHRHGDHTDGIDQIVDRTGAVVRSVGSGFQRGLGGSLTDGEVIDAAGLSITVLATPGHTADSVCFLVDDVVLTADTVLGRGTAVIDKEDGSLRDYLESLRRLHGLGSRRVLPGHGPDLGDLHEVSEMYLAHREQRLEQVRGALREIGEDATARQVVEHVYTDVDEKLWEAAESSVQAQLDYLLELRR, encoded by the coding sequence CTGACCCACCCCGCCTACGGACTGCTGCGCCCCGTCACCGACACCGCGTCGGTGCTGCTGTGCGACAACCCCGGCCTGATGACGCTGGACGGCACCAACACCTGGGTGCTGCGCGGGCGGGGCAGCTCGGAGATGGTCGTCGTCGATCCGGGACCCGACGACGACGCCCACCTGGAACGGCTGGCCGCGCTCGGCAAGATCTCGCTGGTGCTGATCAGCCACCGGCACGGCGACCACACCGACGGCATCGACCAGATCGTCGACCGGACCGGCGCCGTCGTGCGCTCGGTGGGCAGCGGCTTCCAGCGGGGCCTGGGCGGCTCGCTGACCGACGGCGAGGTGATCGACGCCGCGGGGCTGTCGATCACCGTGTTGGCGACGCCCGGGCACACCGCCGACTCGGTGTGCTTCCTGGTCGACGACGTCGTGTTGACCGCCGACACCGTGCTGGGCCGCGGCACCGCCGTGATCGACAAGGAGGACGGCAGCCTGCGCGACTATCTGGAGTCGCTGCGCCGGCTGCACGGGCTGGGCTCGCGGCGGGTGCTGCCCGGGCACGGCCCGGACCTCGGCGACCTGCACGAGGTCAGCGAGATGTACCTGGCCCACCGTGAACAGCGGCTCGAGCAGGTGCGCGGCGCGTTACGTGAGATCGGCGAGGACGCGACCGCCCGACAGGTCGTCGAACACGTCTACACCGACGTCGACGAGAAACTGTGGGAGGCCGCGGAGTCCTCGGTACAGGCCCAGCTGGACTATTTGCTCGAGCTGCGCCGGTGA
- the crp gene encoding cAMP-activated global transcriptional regulator CRP produces the protein MDEILARAGIFQGVEPSAVSALTKQLQPVDFPRGHTVFAEGEPGDRLYIIISGKVKIGRRSPDGRENLLTIMGPSDMFGELSIFDPGPRTSSATTITEVRAVSMDRDALKAWIKDRPEIAEQLLRVLARRLRRTNNNLADLIFTDVPGRVAKQLLQLAQRFGTQEGGALRVTHDLTQEEIAQLVGASRETVNKALADFAHRGWIRLEGKSVLISDSERLARRAR, from the coding sequence GTGGACGAGATCCTGGCCAGGGCCGGAATCTTCCAGGGAGTCGAACCCAGCGCCGTATCTGCGCTTACCAAGCAGTTGCAGCCCGTCGATTTCCCGCGTGGGCACACCGTATTCGCCGAAGGCGAGCCCGGTGATCGCCTGTACATCATCATATCCGGCAAGGTGAAGATCGGCCGACGTTCCCCGGACGGCAGGGAGAACCTGCTGACCATCATGGGGCCGTCCGACATGTTCGGCGAGCTGTCGATCTTCGACCCGGGGCCACGCACCTCGAGCGCGACCACCATCACCGAGGTGCGCGCGGTCTCCATGGACCGCGACGCGCTCAAGGCGTGGATCAAGGACCGCCCGGAGATCGCCGAGCAGTTGCTGCGGGTGTTGGCGCGCCGTCTGCGCCGCACCAACAACAACCTGGCGGACCTGATCTTCACCGACGTGCCCGGCCGGGTCGCCAAGCAGCTGCTGCAGCTGGCCCAGCGCTTCGGCACGCAGGAAGGCGGGGCGCTGCGCGTCACGCACGACCTGACCCAGGAGGAGATCGCTCAGCTGGTCGGCGCCTCCCGCGAGACGGTGAACAAGGCGCTGGCCGACTTCGCCCACCGCGGCTGGATCCGCCTGGAGGGCAAGAGCGTGCTGATCAGCGACAGCGAGCGGCTGGCGCGCCGCGCCCGCTAG
- the nth gene encoding endonuclease III gives MAGKGKRNRKWDRETPLGLVRRARRMNRTLATAFPHVYCELDFTNPLELTVATILSAQCTDKRVNLTTPALFREYPTALAYAQADRTELEEMIRPTGFYRNKANSLINLGQQLVTRFDGEVPDKLEDLVTLPGIGRKTANVVLGNAFDIPGITVDTHFGRLVRRWRWTAEEDPVKVEKVVGDLIERKEWTLLSHRVIFHGRRVCHARRPACGVCVLASDCPSFGEGPTDPLEAAALVRGPETEHLLALAGL, from the coding sequence GTGGCGGGCAAGGGAAAACGCAACCGGAAATGGGACCGGGAAACACCTCTCGGGCTGGTGCGGCGCGCCCGCCGGATGAACCGCACCCTGGCGACGGCGTTCCCGCACGTGTACTGCGAACTGGATTTCACCAATCCGCTCGAGCTCACCGTCGCAACCATCTTGTCGGCGCAGTGCACCGACAAGCGGGTCAACCTGACCACCCCGGCGCTGTTCCGCGAATATCCCACCGCGCTGGCCTACGCCCAGGCCGACCGCACCGAACTCGAGGAGATGATCCGGCCCACCGGCTTCTACCGCAACAAGGCCAACTCCCTGATCAACCTGGGCCAGCAGTTGGTGACCCGGTTCGACGGCGAGGTGCCCGACAAGCTGGAGGACCTGGTGACGCTGCCGGGCATCGGCCGCAAGACCGCCAACGTCGTGCTCGGCAACGCCTTCGACATCCCCGGCATCACGGTCGACACCCACTTCGGGCGCCTGGTGCGCCGGTGGCGCTGGACGGCCGAGGAGGACCCGGTGAAGGTCGAGAAGGTCGTCGGCGACCTGATCGAGCGCAAGGAATGGACCCTGCTCAGCCACCGGGTGATCTTCCACGGCCGCCGGGTGTGCCACGCCCGCCGGCCGGCCTGCGGGGTGTGCGTGCTGGCGTCGGACTGCCCGTCCTTCGGCGAGGGGCCCACCGATCCGCTGGAGGCCGCGGCGCTGGTCCGCGGCCCGGAGACCGAGCACCTGCTGGCGTTGGCGGGACTGTAG
- a CDS encoding DUF4177 domain-containing protein, with amino-acid sequence MSAPTTWEYATVPLLTHATKQILDQWGADGWELVAVLPGPTGEQHVAYLKRPK; translated from the coding sequence ATGAGTGCACCGACCACCTGGGAGTACGCCACCGTGCCGCTGCTCACCCACGCCACCAAGCAAATCCTCGATCAGTGGGGCGCCGACGGTTGGGAACTGGTCGCAGTGCTGCCCGGCCCGACCGGCGAGCAGCATGTGGCGTACCTGAAACGGCCCAAATGA